The following DNA comes from Bacteroidia bacterium.
ACAAGAGAAGCAAGAGTAAAAGCAGCCGAAGCCGCTATTTTTATTTTGCTTGACGATAAACAAAAAGAATTTATTGAATTTGTATTAAGCAAGTATATTGAAACAGGAGTTGAAGAACTTGACCAAGAGAAACTACCAATTTTGCTTACTAATAAATATCAATCGTTAGAAGATGCAAAAGAGGTGTTGGGTGAAGTTGGAAGCATCAGTAAATTATTTATTGAGTTTCAGAAGTATTTGTATCAGCAAAAAGTTGCTTAATACTAAAAGAAACGGCTCATTTAATAATCGTTTTTAATTTTAAATTTCCGTTGCCGTTAGCCGCTCGTTTTGCATTTTTAATGCTTGTCCGTTTAGCCAATTCGTTTCATTTTGTTCCGATAAAATTACAGGTATCCGTTTTTTTGTGTTGTGAATTTTACTCATCAATTCGTTTGCTTCCGTTGTCAAAATAGTGTAAGAATTTATTATTTCTCCAGTTTGTTTATCCGTCCATTCGCTCCATAAACCTGCAAATGAAAATAGTTCTTCGTTTGGTAACGTGATTAAATATTTTTGTTTTTGAGTTCCTTTTTCGTCCAGCCATTGCCATTCATAAAAACCGTCTGCAATTATTAAACAGCGATTGTTTACAGCATTTCTAAAAGCAGGTTTTTCTTTTATAGTTTCAATTCTTGCATTAAGTGTGTTTTTCTTAATACTGTCATCTTTCGCCCAAAATGGAATTAATCCCCATTGAAATAATTTTATTTTTTCGGATTCTTTATTAGTAATTACTGGCGTTTTTGGATGTTGGAATCCGTTGTAAATAGTCGGCTTATACGTTCCTACACTTTCAAATTTTGCTTTGAAACGGCTTTCTAATTCCTGCGCTGATTTTGATTGCTTGGAATGAAAACACATTATAAATTTATAGTTATGATGTCCGACAAATTTGTTGTGTAACGTGGCGATAATTTTTCCTGTTTCATTTTCCAAACTCTCTTTTGGTCTTGTGAAGCAAGTCGTATTTTTTGCTGCCCAAATTCCGTATTCATTCGGTCAATTGCGTGCATTAACGGAATGTGTTTTTGGTTACTATTCTCAAATAAATTACGTTGAGAAATAGTATCGGGTGTAAAATCTTGCACAATTACACCAGCTTTTTTATACGCATATCCTTGTTTGAAAATGTGTTTTAATCCTTGTGTTGCAAACTTCGATAATTCAATATTTGAATTTGTAGGAAAAGGTAATTGAATTACAATATTTCTGCTGTATTGTGGTAA
Coding sequences within:
- a CDS encoding SOS response-associated peptidase, with translation MCFHSKQSKSAQELESRFKAKFESVGTYKPTIYNGFQHPKTPVITNKESEKIKLFQWGLIPFWAKDDSIKKNTLNARIETIKEKPAFRNAVNNRCLIIADGFYEWQWLDEKGTQKQKYLITLPNEELFSFAGLWSEWTDKQTGEIINSYTILTTEANELMSKIHNTKKRIPVILSEQNETNWLNGQALKMQNERLTATEI